The nucleotide window CTCCCGTGCCGATTTTTGTCCATTCATCTCCTGGATTCAGGCCACCTGCGGATGCAGATGCCCCAATGATCATGGTCGGGCCCGGTACAGGCATTGCCCCTTTCCTAGCCTTTTTACAGGACCGGAGGGCTATTGGTGCCAAGGGCTCTCACTGGCTTTTCTTTGGAGAACAACATTCTACCACGGATTTTTTCTATCAGGATGAATTAGAGAAATTTGCTACAGACGGATTTCTGTCCAAGCTCTCCACGGCCTTCTCAAGGGATCAGGCACATAAGGTCTATGTCCAACACCGCATGGTCGAAGAAGCCGGAGAACTCTGGAAATGGCTTCAAGAAGGCGCCTATTTTTATGTCTGTGGGGATGCGAGCCGAATGGCTAAAGACGTGGATGTCGCACTCCACGAAGTCTGTGAAAAGGCGGGTGGCCTCTCTTCAGTCCAGGCATCTGAATACATTAAAAAACTCAAGATGGAAAAACGTTATTGTCGTGACGTTTATTAGAAAGTGTATCCCTATGATATCTAAACAAAAGACTCCTGATTTGATTAATGGAAAAATCGTCACCGACGATCAGAAATCTTATTTGCAAGGCTTTTTTAGTGGTTTGGCAAACCGGGGAATTACTTTTTCAGATTTACAAGGGCTTTTCTCGGGGCCGGATAACATGAAGCCGACGACTAAAAATACTGATGTCCCCTTGATTTTTGAAGAACGCGTCAAGAATGAGGAACACCCCCTGGACAGTTATTATCTTCTCGTGGAAAATGCCCAAAATAATAAAGCCCCCGATAAAGAGGAGACATTCCGTTTTAAATGGCATGGGCTCTTCTTTTTAAGTCCGGTGAAAGATGCTTATATGGCGCGTCTGAGGATACCAGGTGGTTTCTTAAAAACATTTCAGCTCCGTGAAATTGCTAATACGGCCCAAGAACTCACGAGTGGTTACGTTCAGATCACGACACGTGCCAATTTTCAAATCAGGCTTATTGAGCCCCGCAATACCATGGAATTCCTAAGGCGTATCCAGTCGGTGGGGTTACATACCCGTGGGTCTGGGGCAGATAATATCCGTAATATCACGACAAATCCAACTGCTGGTATTGATCCGCACGAATTAATAGATACGACCCCGTTTGTCCACGAGTTAGGGCAATTCATTCTTTCCCACAGGGAATTTTATGATTTGCCACGGAAATTTAATATTGCATTTGATGGCGGTGGATTAATCGGGTCTGTCGAAGATACAAATGATATAGGATGCAAGGCTGTCCGGGTAATTCAAAATAACCAAGGAATAGAACCGGGAATCTATTTTCGTATTAAGCTTGGTGGGGCTACTGGACACAAGGCTTTCGCCCACGATACCGGTGTCTTAATTCGGCCTGAAGGACTGGTTCAAGCCGTTCTAGCACTGATCCGTGTCTTTATCACACATGGTTGCAGGACGGATCGTAAAAAATCTAGGCTCAAACATCTTTTGGAAAAAATGCCGATTCCCGATTATATAACCGCTGCAGAATCCCTCTTGGGGAGCAAACTGCTCAGAGACCCTTTTGATAAAGATGGTGTGTCTGGAATCTGTGCGCCCCACATACTCCCCCCTGCACCCCATTCCCATGTAGGCGTCTTCCCCCAAAAACAAGAAGGGTTTTATTATATAGGCATAGGAATCCCTGTAGGCCAGGTCACCCCACACCAATTACTGGCTTTAGCAGATATCGCGGATCAATACGGTCACGGGGAGATAAGACTGAGTGTTTGGCAGAATATTATTCTTCCATGGATCATCGAGGGAATGCTCGATAAGGCTCTCAAAAAAATCCATAAACTGGGTTTTACCGTCGAGCCATCGAATGTCAGCAGCGGGATTATTGCCTGTACCGGAAACCGGTTTTGCAAGTATGCAGCGAGTGATACAAAGGCACACGCTATTGCACTCGGGAAATATTTAGATAAGAAGGTATTATTGAAACACCCCGTAAATATTCATTTTACAGGGTGCCCTCATTCTTGTGCCCAGCATTATATGGGGGATATTGGCCTATTGGCCACAAAGGTC belongs to Verrucomicrobiota bacterium and includes:
- a CDS encoding NirA family protein translates to MISKQKTPDLINGKIVTDDQKSYLQGFFSGLANRGITFSDLQGLFSGPDNMKPTTKNTDVPLIFEERVKNEEHPLDSYYLLVENAQNNKAPDKEETFRFKWHGLFFLSPVKDAYMARLRIPGGFLKTFQLREIANTAQELTSGYVQITTRANFQIRLIEPRNTMEFLRRIQSVGLHTRGSGADNIRNITTNPTAGIDPHELIDTTPFVHELGQFILSHREFYDLPRKFNIAFDGGGLIGSVEDTNDIGCKAVRVIQNNQGIEPGIYFRIKLGGATGHKAFAHDTGVLIRPEGLVQAVLALIRVFITHGCRTDRKKSRLKHLLEKMPIPDYITAAESLLGSKLLRDPFDKDGVSGICAPHILPPAPHSHVGVFPQKQEGFYYIGIGIPVGQVTPHQLLALADIADQYGHGEIRLSVWQNIILPWIIEGMLDKALKKIHKLGFTVEPSNVSSGIIACTGNRFCKYAASDTKAHAIALGKYLDKKVLLKHPVNIHFTGCPHSCAQHYMGDIGLLATKVGSGPTSVEGYHITIGGGFGESRSIGREIFKSIPFSELPQLIEKILNGYLRHTSDIGGSFQDFTRRHDINTLQAIFTNNE